A stretch of Arthrobacter sp. NEB 688 DNA encodes these proteins:
- a CDS encoding helix-turn-helix domain-containing protein translates to MPRSSPVLATAIDNPCAIIRALGVLSDTWTFLVVREAFLGASTFARFREALGISTDVLTVRLAALVEHGVLVRTPYREPGRRVREAYHLTPAGQELVTVLAALQQWGHDHVGDGAALRVAPVTDDDRQPVRAHLVDPAGREVPPQDVRFELVEGSPTVA, encoded by the coding sequence GTGCCCCGCTCGTCACCGGTCCTCGCCACGGCCATCGACAACCCGTGCGCGATCATCCGCGCCCTCGGTGTCCTCAGCGACACCTGGACCTTCCTCGTCGTGCGGGAGGCCTTCCTCGGGGCCAGCACCTTCGCGCGCTTCCGCGAGGCGCTCGGCATCTCCACCGACGTGCTGACCGTGCGGCTGGCCGCCCTCGTCGAGCACGGGGTCCTCGTGAGGACGCCCTACCGGGAGCCGGGTCGGCGGGTGCGCGAGGCCTACCACCTGACCCCGGCCGGCCAGGAGCTCGTCACCGTGCTCGCCGCCCTCCAGCAGTGGGGCCACGACCACGTCGGGGACGGCGCCGCCCTGCGCGTCGCGCCGGTGACCGACGACGACCGGCAGCCCGTGCGCGCCCACCTCGTCGACCCCGCCGGGCGCGAGGTGCCGCCGCAGGACGTGCGCTTCGAGCTCGTCGAGGGGTCCCCGACCGTCGCCTGA
- a CDS encoding aldo/keto reductase yields MQYTTFGRRTGLRISELALGTGNFGTGWGAGAEPEVARAMFERYVEAGGNVIDTADAYQAGQSEEIVGRLVASRRDDLVVATKYTVGTGRAPASPARATPARTCACRWRAA; encoded by the coding sequence ATGCAGTACACGACCTTCGGCCGGCGCACCGGCCTGCGCATCTCCGAGCTCGCCCTCGGGACGGGCAACTTCGGCACGGGCTGGGGCGCCGGCGCCGAGCCGGAGGTGGCGCGGGCGATGTTCGAGCGCTACGTCGAGGCGGGGGGCAACGTCATCGACACCGCCGACGCCTACCAGGCCGGGCAGTCCGAGGAGATCGTCGGCCGGCTCGTCGCGTCCCGGCGCGACGACCTCGTCGTCGCGACCAAGTACACGGTCGGCACCGGTCGCGCACCGGCCTCGCCCGCACGGGCAACGCCCGCAAGAACCTGCGCCTGTCGCTGGAGGGCAGCCTGA
- a CDS encoding aldo/keto reductase — translation MEGSLTRLATDHVDILWVHYPDELTPMDEILRGLDDLVTQGKVLHVAFSNFPAWRVSRAAVLADVSGWAPVAGIQVEYSLVQRTADRELLPMAEALGLGATLWSPLGGGLLTGKYRHSREGRLSDWGRLVHTEDDARATAVVDTLLEVAGSVGRPPAQVAVAWLLEHGRRMTTSATPIIGPRTLAQLDDYLAALEVQLDDEGYRRLETVSRPSLGIPHEANAAALDGLRGGPGSSVTAPAVPVA, via the coding sequence CTGGAGGGCAGCCTGACCCGGCTGGCCACCGACCACGTCGACATCCTGTGGGTCCACTACCCCGACGAGCTGACCCCGATGGACGAGATCCTCCGCGGGCTCGACGACCTCGTGACGCAGGGCAAGGTCCTGCACGTCGCCTTCTCCAACTTCCCGGCCTGGCGCGTGTCGCGCGCCGCGGTGCTCGCCGACGTGTCGGGATGGGCCCCGGTCGCGGGGATCCAGGTGGAGTACAGCCTCGTCCAGCGCACCGCCGACCGCGAGCTGCTGCCGATGGCCGAGGCGCTCGGGCTGGGGGCGACCCTCTGGTCACCGCTGGGCGGAGGCCTGCTCACCGGCAAGTACCGGCACAGCCGGGAGGGCCGCCTCAGCGACTGGGGTCGCCTGGTGCACACCGAGGACGACGCCCGGGCGACCGCGGTCGTCGACACCCTCCTCGAGGTGGCCGGCTCGGTCGGGCGCCCGCCGGCCCAGGTCGCCGTCGCCTGGCTGCTCGAGCACGGCCGTCGGATGACGACGAGCGCGACGCCGATCATCGGTCCCCGGACCCTCGCCCAGCTCGACGACTACCTCGCCGCCCTGGAGGTCCAGCTCGACGACGAGGGCTACCGGCGCCTCGAGACGGTGAGCCGGCCCTCCCTGGGGATCCCCCACGAGGCCAACGCCGCGGCGCTCGACGGTCTCCGCGGCGGCCCGGGGTCGAGCGTCACGGCGCCGGCCGTCCCGGTGGCCTAG
- a CDS encoding NADP-dependent oxidoreductase has product MHAFVIDSYKSPLHAADVPEPTVGEHDLLVEVGAAGLNQLDEKIRLGEFTQLLPYRTPLTLGHDVAGTVVRVGPAVHGFAPGDVVFARPRDHRIGTFAERIAVHEDDVALAPRTASMAESASLPLVALTAWQALVEIADVRPGQKVLVHAGAGGVGTVAIQLAKHLGAHVATTASGTDAVFLRELGADVVVDYRTEDFAAELSVYDVVLDSLGGENLLRSLGVLRRGGTAIGIAGPPTTRFAKEAGLNPVLRVVMGVLSRSVRARARRLGVEYRFLFMRADGRQLREVAALVDSGAIRPVVGRTYPFDETVAALAELGKTSTRGKTVVTRA; this is encoded by the coding sequence GTGCACGCCTTCGTCATCGACTCGTACAAGAGCCCCCTCCACGCCGCCGACGTCCCGGAGCCGACCGTGGGCGAGCACGACCTCCTCGTCGAGGTCGGCGCCGCGGGCCTCAACCAGCTCGACGAGAAGATCCGGCTTGGCGAGTTCACGCAGCTGCTCCCCTACCGCACCCCGCTCACCCTCGGCCACGACGTCGCCGGCACCGTCGTCCGGGTCGGGCCGGCCGTCCACGGCTTCGCGCCCGGCGACGTCGTCTTCGCCCGGCCGCGCGACCACCGCATCGGCACCTTCGCCGAGCGCATCGCGGTCCACGAGGACGACGTGGCCCTCGCCCCCCGCACCGCGTCGATGGCCGAGTCGGCCTCCCTCCCGCTCGTCGCCCTCACCGCCTGGCAGGCCCTCGTCGAGATCGCCGACGTCCGTCCGGGCCAGAAGGTGCTCGTCCACGCGGGCGCGGGCGGCGTCGGCACGGTCGCCATCCAGCTCGCCAAGCACCTCGGGGCGCACGTCGCCACGACCGCCTCCGGCACCGACGCCGTCTTCCTGCGCGAGCTCGGCGCCGACGTCGTCGTCGACTACCGCACCGAGGACTTCGCCGCGGAGCTCTCCGTGTACGACGTCGTCCTCGACAGCCTCGGCGGCGAGAACCTCCTGCGCTCGCTCGGCGTGCTCCGCCGCGGGGGGACCGCCATCGGCATCGCCGGCCCGCCGACCACGCGCTTCGCGAAGGAGGCCGGACTCAACCCCGTGCTGCGGGTCGTCATGGGCGTCCTGAGCCGCTCGGTCCGCGCCCGGGCCAGGCGCCTCGGCGTCGAGTACCGCTTCCTCTTCATGCGCGCCGACGGACGGCAGCTGCGCGAGGTCGCCGCCCTCGTCGACAGCGGCGCCATCCGCCCCGTCGTCGGCCGGACCTACCCGTTCGACGAGACCGTCGCCGCCCTCGCCGAGCTCGGGAAGACCAGCACGCGCGGCAAGACCGTCGTCACGCGCGCCTGA
- a CDS encoding alpha/beta hydrolase, translating to MTSQPEPVVTSYADAPTRTVHAAGTTFAYRELGPAGAVPVVFFHHLSANLDNWDPRIVDAVAATRRVIAFDQRGVGASSGKVPDTIEAAAQDAYAFVTALGLTQIDVFAFSMGGMVAQDLAVAHPGLIRRWVLTGTGPRGGKDMDKVVRTTYLDVLRATLTRRDPKEILFFEQDATGRRAGKEFVARLGERTRDRDTAVTLGAFRTQLKAIARYGRSAPSDLSVLDIPTLVANGDHDRMVPSVLSEDLHRRLPGSELVIYPNSGHGGIFQYWEDFAPRAAAFLSA from the coding sequence ATGACCAGCCAGCCCGAGCCCGTCGTCACCTCCTACGCCGACGCCCCCACCCGCACCGTCCATGCCGCCGGGACGACCTTCGCCTACCGCGAGCTCGGCCCCGCCGGCGCCGTGCCGGTCGTCTTCTTCCACCACCTGAGCGCCAACCTGGACAACTGGGACCCCCGGATCGTCGACGCGGTCGCCGCGACGCGGCGGGTCATCGCCTTCGACCAGCGGGGCGTCGGCGCATCGTCGGGGAAGGTCCCGGACACGATCGAGGCCGCCGCGCAGGACGCGTACGCCTTCGTCACCGCCCTCGGCCTGACGCAGATCGACGTCTTCGCGTTCTCGATGGGCGGCATGGTCGCCCAGGACCTCGCCGTCGCGCACCCCGGGCTCATCCGTCGCTGGGTCCTCACCGGCACCGGGCCCCGGGGCGGCAAGGACATGGACAAGGTCGTCCGCACGACCTACCTCGACGTGCTGCGGGCCACCCTCACCCGGCGCGACCCGAAGGAGATCCTCTTCTTCGAGCAGGACGCCACCGGCCGCCGGGCCGGCAAGGAGTTCGTCGCCCGCCTCGGCGAGCGCACCCGCGACCGCGACACGGCCGTCACGCTCGGCGCCTTCCGCACGCAGCTGAAGGCCATCGCCCGCTACGGCCGCTCCGCCCCGTCCGACCTCTCGGTCCTCGACATCCCCACCCTCGTCGCCAACGGCGACCACGACCGGATGGTCCCGTCCGTCCTCTCCGAGGACCTGCACCGTCGCCTCCCGGGCTCCGAGCTCGTCATCTACCCGAACTCGGGCCACGGCGGGATCTTCCAGTACTGGGAGGACTTCGCCCCCCGCGCCGCCGCCTTCCTCTCCGCCTGA
- a CDS encoding SDR family NAD(P)-dependent oxidoreductase: MPSVLVTGAGRGIGRAITEHLSARGWEVHATARSAAALAELATLPRVHPIDLDVTDRAAVGALAERLPERLDGVVNNAGIIVNGPLEAVAVDDLAHQLDVNVVAQVAVTQAVLPLLRAAHGRIVFMSSTSGRYAVPGTGAYNASKFALEAVGDALRMELRPWDIRVSLVEPGPIDTGMWGDVEAAHDRMAAGFTPEHRALYAEHLAGTRKLLSTLAKQTSDPAKVAEVVLHALTARRPRRRYLLDASSRAQVAFTSLAPASLTDAVLSAATTSRATRSS; the protein is encoded by the coding sequence ATGCCCTCCGTCCTCGTCACCGGAGCCGGCCGCGGCATCGGCCGCGCCATCACCGAGCACCTGAGCGCCCGCGGCTGGGAGGTCCACGCCACCGCCCGCTCCGCCGCCGCCCTCGCCGAGCTCGCCACCCTCCCCCGCGTGCACCCGATCGACCTCGACGTCACCGACCGCGCGGCGGTCGGCGCCCTCGCCGAGCGCCTGCCCGAGCGGCTCGACGGCGTCGTCAACAACGCGGGCATCATCGTCAACGGGCCGCTCGAGGCCGTCGCCGTCGACGACCTGGCCCACCAGCTCGACGTCAACGTCGTCGCGCAGGTCGCGGTCACCCAGGCCGTCCTGCCGCTGCTGCGCGCGGCGCACGGCCGCATCGTGTTCATGTCGTCGACGAGCGGCCGGTACGCCGTGCCCGGCACGGGCGCCTACAACGCGTCCAAGTTCGCGCTCGAGGCCGTCGGCGACGCGCTGCGGATGGAGCTGCGCCCGTGGGACATCCGCGTCTCGCTCGTCGAGCCGGGCCCCATCGACACCGGCATGTGGGGCGATGTCGAGGCCGCCCACGACCGGATGGCGGCCGGCTTCACCCCCGAGCACCGCGCCCTCTACGCCGAGCACCTCGCCGGGACGCGCAAGCTCCTCTCGACCCTCGCGAAGCAGACCTCGGACCCCGCCAAGGTCGCCGAGGTCGTCCTCCACGCGCTCACGGCACGACGGCCGCGGCGGCGCTACCTCCTCGACGCGTCGAGCCGGGCGCAGGTCGCGTTCACGAGCCTGGCCCCCGCGTCGCTCACCGACGCGGTCCTCTCGGCCGCGACGACGAGCCGGGCGACCCGGTCGTCGTGA
- a CDS encoding TetR/AcrR family transcriptional regulator → MTPPPPGRRERNKQEKLERIVAAASTLFAEHGVDDVTTQQIAEAADIGTGTLFLYARTKGELLLLVQNTHYEAALVQGRAAAEQADDAVGAVVALLAPVVACNRAHVGNGRVYLREMLFGDPEVPGHAAAVAIVAETDRATVDLIRRWTDADEAEAARQAGVISAAMYVTMAAAPEEAPVDDVVEAVRRSVATVLHV, encoded by the coding sequence ATGACGCCCCCGCCGCCCGGACGCCGCGAGCGCAACAAGCAGGAGAAGCTCGAGCGCATCGTCGCGGCCGCCTCGACCCTGTTCGCCGAGCACGGCGTCGACGACGTGACGACGCAGCAGATCGCCGAGGCCGCCGACATCGGCACGGGCACGCTGTTCCTCTACGCGCGGACCAAGGGCGAGCTCCTCCTCCTGGTTCAGAACACCCACTACGAGGCCGCCCTCGTGCAGGGTCGGGCGGCGGCCGAGCAGGCGGACGACGCGGTCGGGGCCGTCGTCGCCCTCCTCGCGCCGGTCGTCGCGTGCAACCGGGCCCACGTCGGCAACGGCCGGGTCTACCTGCGCGAGATGCTCTTCGGTGACCCCGAGGTGCCCGGGCACGCCGCGGCCGTCGCGATCGTCGCCGAGACCGACCGGGCGACGGTCGACCTGATCCGCCGGTGGACCGACGCCGACGAGGCCGAGGCCGCGCGGCAGGCGGGCGTCATCTCGGCGGCCATGTACGTGACGATGGCCGCCGCCCCCGAGGAGGCGCCGGTCGACGACGTCGTCGAGGCCGTCCGCCGGTCCGTCGCGACGGTGCTGCACGTCTGA
- a CDS encoding PaaI family thioesterase → MSAAAGGLATLSGLEVMQRVASGLLPPPSIATLLGMDLESVEDGTAVFVLTPDERMLNPLGTVHGGVAATLLDSCMGCAVHTTLPAGADYTTAQLTVHYLRPMRPGTGPVRAVGTVLHRGRTQSTAEGRLLDAAGRLLAHASTTCLVRMP, encoded by the coding sequence GTGAGCGCCGCGGCGGGCGGCCTCGCCACGCTCTCCGGCCTCGAGGTGATGCAACGGGTCGCGTCCGGCCTCCTGCCGCCGCCGAGCATCGCCACCCTCCTCGGGATGGACCTCGAGTCGGTCGAGGACGGCACGGCGGTCTTCGTCCTCACCCCGGACGAGCGGATGCTCAACCCGCTCGGGACCGTCCACGGCGGTGTCGCGGCCACCCTGCTCGACTCGTGCATGGGCTGCGCGGTGCACACCACCCTGCCGGCCGGCGCCGACTACACGACCGCCCAGCTCACCGTCCACTACCTGCGCCCGATGCGCCCCGGCACCGGGCCGGTCCGCGCCGTCGGCACGGTGCTGCACCGAGGCCGCACGCAGTCGACGGCCGAGGGCCGCCTCCTCGACGCCGCCGGGCGGCTGCTCGCGCACGCGAGCACCACCTGCCTCGTCCGCATGCCCTGA
- a CDS encoding DHA2 family efflux MFS transporter permease subunit yields the protein MDAHAAAARRPVDPWAVVAVASLAVFMVFLDAQVLFVAFDDMRRSFPTVSFATMSWTLSAYTIALAAALVPAGRMADRFGRRRVFLVGLVAFTLASVLCALAPSAGLLVVLRVVQALGAAALVPASLALVLSVFPPARVPVAVAVWGASGALAAAAGPALGAVLVQTWDWRAAFLVNVPVGLLALVLGARLLPESREASRARFPDPLGIVLLAGGLTLLALGIVQSDRWGWASPATLGVLAGGLVVLAAFVRRTLAVPHPALDLTIFATPSVRWANIATAAFTIGFTAMFFALVQFTLAVWQYGIVRAGMAMMPGPVVVMALAPVFGRVAARHGQRTLLVPGGLLYAAGGLLLLTGLGDRPAYVTELLPASLLSGLGVALVLPQLTSAAVQGLPRDDLGAGAAVNQAIRQLGATFGVALTVAILGTVTATTTAGDFRGVWVMLVLCGVLTSVAALALPRRGSAHDSLAAPAAVGARP from the coding sequence ATGGACGCTCACGCCGCGGCAGCGCGCCGCCCGGTCGACCCCTGGGCGGTCGTCGCCGTCGCCAGCCTCGCCGTGTTCATGGTCTTCCTCGACGCGCAGGTGCTGTTCGTCGCCTTCGACGACATGCGCCGCAGCTTCCCGACGGTGTCCTTCGCGACGATGTCGTGGACCCTCTCGGCGTACACGATCGCGCTCGCGGCCGCGCTGGTCCCGGCGGGCCGGATGGCCGACCGCTTCGGGCGGCGGCGGGTCTTCCTCGTCGGGCTCGTGGCCTTCACGCTCGCCTCCGTCCTCTGCGCGCTGGCCCCGTCGGCCGGCCTCCTCGTCGTGCTCCGCGTGGTCCAGGCGCTCGGCGCCGCCGCGCTCGTCCCCGCCTCGCTCGCCCTCGTCCTCTCGGTCTTCCCGCCCGCCCGCGTCCCGGTCGCCGTCGCGGTCTGGGGTGCGTCCGGTGCGCTCGCGGCCGCCGCCGGCCCCGCCCTCGGCGCGGTCCTCGTGCAGACCTGGGACTGGCGGGCGGCCTTCCTCGTCAACGTGCCCGTCGGGCTGCTCGCGCTCGTCCTCGGCGCCCGCCTCCTGCCCGAGTCGCGCGAGGCCTCGCGGGCCCGCTTCCCCGACCCGCTCGGCATCGTCCTGCTCGCCGGCGGCCTCACCCTGCTGGCCCTCGGCATCGTCCAGAGCGACCGGTGGGGATGGGCCTCGCCGGCCACGCTGGGCGTCCTCGCCGGCGGCCTCGTCGTCCTCGCCGCGTTCGTCCGGCGCACCCTCGCCGTGCCGCACCCCGCACTCGACCTGACGATCTTCGCGACCCCGTCGGTGCGCTGGGCCAACATCGCCACCGCGGCCTTCACCATCGGGTTCACCGCCATGTTCTTCGCGCTCGTCCAGTTCACGCTGGCGGTCTGGCAGTACGGCATCGTCCGCGCCGGGATGGCGATGATGCCCGGGCCGGTCGTCGTCATGGCCCTCGCGCCGGTCTTCGGTCGTGTCGCCGCCCGCCACGGCCAGCGCACCCTGCTCGTGCCCGGCGGACTGCTCTACGCCGCCGGCGGCCTGCTGCTGCTCACCGGCCTCGGCGACCGCCCCGCGTACGTCACCGAGCTGCTCCCCGCATCCCTGCTCTCGGGGCTCGGGGTGGCCCTGGTGCTCCCGCAGCTGACGAGCGCTGCGGTGCAGGGCCTCCCGCGGGACGACCTCGGCGCCGGCGCCGCCGTCAACCAGGCGATCCGGCAGCTCGGCGCGACCTTCGGCGTGGCCCTGACGGTCGCGATCCTCGGTACCGTCACCGCGACGACCACTGCCGGCGACTTCCGCGGCGTCTGGGTGATGCTCGTGCTCTGCGGCGTGCTCACGTCGGTCGCGGCCCTCGCCCTGCCCCGCCGCGGTTCGGCTCACGACAGCCTCGCCGCCCCGGCGGCCGTCGGGGCCCGGCCGTGA
- a CDS encoding helix-turn-helix domain-containing protein has product MPHKSYDQYCGIAAALDVVGDRWTLLVLRELSFGRRRFTDLRTGLPGIASNLLTDRLRDLEDAGLVEQQELPAPAARTVYALTADGRRIGPVLAALAKFGLPMLDDPVDGGVRPRTAVHGVLAPLLDGVAAAGRDLLVRFELDGEELWLQVRGGRLERADRTARPDLVLTGSAAALVELCRGTADLATLSPRITVRGSRAAQKTFRELFPVAQAVPTA; this is encoded by the coding sequence GTGCCCCACAAGAGCTACGACCAGTACTGCGGGATCGCGGCCGCGCTCGACGTCGTCGGCGACCGCTGGACGCTGCTGGTCCTGCGCGAGCTCTCGTTCGGGCGGCGGCGCTTCACCGACCTGCGCACCGGCCTGCCGGGCATCGCGTCCAACCTGCTGACCGACCGGCTGCGCGACCTCGAGGACGCCGGGCTCGTCGAGCAGCAGGAGCTGCCCGCGCCGGCGGCCCGCACGGTCTACGCGCTGACGGCCGACGGCCGGCGCATCGGCCCGGTGCTCGCGGCGCTGGCGAAGTTCGGGCTGCCGATGCTCGACGACCCCGTCGACGGCGGAGTCCGCCCGCGGACGGCGGTGCACGGGGTGCTGGCGCCCCTGCTCGACGGTGTCGCCGCGGCGGGGCGCGACCTGCTCGTGCGGTTCGAGCTGGACGGCGAGGAGCTCTGGCTCCAGGTCCGGGGCGGCCGGCTCGAGCGCGCCGACCGCACGGCCCGCCCCGACCTGGTCCTCACCGGTTCGGCCGCGGCCCTCGTCGAGCTCTGCCGTGGCACGGCCGACCTCGCGACGCTGTCACCGCGGATCACGGTGCGCGGGAGCCGAGCCGCGCAGAAGACGTTCCGCGAGCTCTTCCCCGTCGCGCAGGCTGTCCCGACCGCCTGA
- a CDS encoding glucose 1-dehydrogenase → MERVQGKVALITGGARGLGEATGRLFAQEGATVVLTDVLDGDGATVAEEIRAAGGKATYLHQDTTDEAAWTEVVDGIVAEHGRLDIVVNNAGIVVDATVEDTTLEDFRRVNAINNEAVFLGTREAIRVMKDQDPKGGSIVNISSIAGLVGIENLAAYNASKGAVRLFTKSAALHVAKAGYKIRVNSVHPSYTWTPMVQFLGDNTGDRQAFFEALSAVHPLGRPGEPMDIAWGVLYLASDEASWVTGSELVIDGGITAG, encoded by the coding sequence ATGGAACGAGTCCAAGGCAAGGTTGCACTGATCACGGGGGGTGCCCGGGGGCTGGGCGAGGCCACCGGTCGCCTGTTCGCCCAGGAGGGTGCGACCGTCGTCCTCACGGACGTCCTCGACGGCGACGGCGCGACGGTCGCCGAGGAGATCCGGGCCGCCGGGGGCAAGGCCACCTACCTGCACCAGGACACGACCGACGAGGCCGCCTGGACGGAGGTCGTCGACGGGATCGTCGCGGAGCACGGACGTCTCGACATCGTCGTGAACAACGCGGGCATCGTCGTCGACGCCACCGTCGAGGACACCACCCTCGAGGACTTCCGCCGGGTCAACGCGATCAACAACGAGGCGGTCTTCCTCGGCACCCGCGAGGCCATCCGGGTCATGAAGGACCAGGACCCGAAGGGCGGCTCCATCGTCAACATCTCCTCGATCGCCGGGCTCGTCGGCATCGAGAACCTCGCTGCGTACAACGCCTCGAAGGGCGCCGTGCGGCTGTTCACCAAGTCGGCGGCCCTGCACGTCGCGAAGGCCGGCTACAAGATCCGGGTCAACTCCGTGCACCCGAGCTACACGTGGACGCCGATGGTCCAGTTCCTCGGCGACAACACCGGCGACCGGCAGGCGTTCTTCGAGGCGCTCTCCGCCGTCCACCCGCTCGGCCGTCCGGGCGAGCCGATGGACATCGCCTGGGGCGTCCTCTACCTGGCCTCGGACGAGGCGTCGTGGGTGACCGGCTCCGAGCTCGTCATCGACGGCGGCATCACGGCCGGCTGA
- a CDS encoding response regulator, whose product MYVYVVDDDEVTLQMMEVVLESAGHPHRTFAQPQEAFRCLGLEPLPDLVITDLVAGPRRDEGYRLISQIRADARFAAVSVLAISGVTDVRDLARARALGADHCLRKPVDIAELTELLDRMSPR is encoded by the coding sequence ATGTACGTGTACGTCGTCGACGACGACGAGGTGACGCTCCAGATGATGGAGGTCGTCCTGGAGTCCGCCGGCCACCCCCACCGGACCTTCGCGCAGCCGCAGGAGGCGTTCCGCTGCCTCGGCCTGGAGCCGCTGCCCGACCTCGTCATCACCGACCTCGTCGCGGGGCCGCGGCGCGACGAGGGGTACCGGCTCATCTCACAGATCCGGGCGGACGCCCGCTTCGCCGCGGTGTCGGTCCTGGCCATCTCCGGGGTCACCGACGTGCGCGACCTGGCCCGGGCGCGCGCCCTCGGCGCCGACCACTGCCTGCGCAAGCCCGTCGACATCGCCGAGCTGACCGAGCTGCTCGACCGGATGTCACCCCGCTGA